The DNA window CTTAAGGATGGATGGCAAAGGCCAACACTCACTACTTATCTCTGAGATGCACAAAAGGTCCCTTTCTTCACCCTTCTTGTGACTACTTGTGACTTTACAGAGTGAGGACAGGAAGCTCCTGGCAGTTATGGCTAGGCTGCTGATGGTGGGCTACCCCATCCAGGCCTGATGCTAATCCATCCAAATAGAACAGCTGCTCTCCTTCCTTACATAGAATTTTCTGGACTGAACAGCAGCACTGATGTGCACacaccctgcctgcctgcctggcccatgAGGGCTGCTCAGGAAGAAAAGTTACTTTCCAACTAGCAGGATTCATGAGGGGATCCTGACTGCTCTCCAGCCCGGCCGGGTTCACATGACTGATTCCAAAACGACCGAAGCGCTGAAGAAATAGACCAGTGAAGGAGTGTTTTCCTAGCAAACTTGAGGCCAtaggtttaatctccagcacaaaaaaacaaaaacaaaaaacaaaaccaaacccacacacacaaaaaggaaaacaaaacaaacaaacaaacaaacaaacaaaaaaaccaaaagaaaacaaaatctgccTCCAAAGTGTGACTGTGAATctgtttgtcctttttcttcttcccccatGTTTAAATCTCAGCTGATCAAGTAGAATACACCTCAGCAAGGAGGGGCTTTTCCATCCCTTATTACCCACACTCGTGGCAGTGGTTAGGGCCCCTTCCCCCAAAGCACCAACTAGACCCATTCCTTCTCTAGCGTCCTCAGACCCAACAAACACCGGCATGTCTATGTGTCTTTCTAGTCTTCCATACGTGAGCTCAGCCCTCAGGCAGCCCAGTTGAGCCTCCCTTGTCCGGGTCTTGGCTTACCCACCAAAGACCAGGCTAGTAAATGCAATGACTGGGGGCCATGAGGATGATGATGGACCGAGCAGGAGTCATAGAACTGACTCAGAGCATCCCCCACGCTACTTCATTCAGAAGTCCCTTCCTTAGTCATACATAAAGCTGTCTCTAGCCCAGACGCCCAGCGCTCGGTGTTGATGCTGCTTTGCCTGCACAGATGTGGTAGCTGTCAGCAAAGCCTGGGCAGGACTAGTGGGGTCTTACCTCCCACTGGGTCTCCTCCAGCGCAGGGGCGAAGTTGGTCTTTTCCCGCTCGTAGGAACGCAGCTTGGTCTCCAGCAGGTCCTGCTCCTTCATTAGGCTCTCGAGCTCCTGCCGTAGCTGCCGTTTCTCCTGCTGCAGCTGCAGCACCTGCAGCTGGAGCACCTGCTGTGTGCGCTGGCTCTTCTGCGAGGCTGGCTTCAGCTTGCTCTTCGGTTCCAGGCACTCCAGCTCGTCCCGGGTTCGCCTTGGCCGCTCCTCAAAGGTCTGACCAGAGACGAACTCCTTCTCATCGAAACTGCGCTGCAGCCTCTGCAGCGCACTTTCCCTCTGCAGCAGCTTCTGCTCCAGCTCCTGGATGGTGCACTCATCCGTGGAGAGCGGGGAACGCACACAGGACGAGCCCTTGTCTCCCTTGCCTGGGTGAGCCAGCTTGCTGCCCCCATCAGAGAATGACAGAGCCTTTAGGCTCATCATGTTACTGTCCTGAAGGATGATGCCTTGTGTGATGTTGTGGGCTGAACCCCCAAAACGGCTGGTAGGCCCCACGGGGGTGACCAGAGGATCCAGCTGGTAGCTGCTGGTGGTGCTATGTGTGGGCAGGCTGGACATGGAGTTCCGGCCCGAGTCAGAAAGTGCCCCTGAGCACTGGCCCGGCTTCAGCTCCTGTTCCTTGGGCTTGTCTGGAGGCATGGGGTGAAGCTGATGGCTGGCACTCTCCGGTGAAGAGTGGAGGATGACTCCCGACCGTGGCAGCACAGGCTTGAAGGCAGTGGGCCTCACTGCCCCCTTGTCTGAGCTCTAGGGAAACAAAGGACCACACAGGCTTGAATGTCCCTTCCAGACTCATCTCACCTTTCCTCACTGTGGGTGCACATATGCCACCCTCATGAGCCCACCTGAGCAAGGAGCCCCAGTGACACCCTTCTTGGTTGGTAGCCACCCCAAACCTTGTCATTAGCTCTGGACCGGACGAGTATAGAATGCTTCTCTTGTAtacttgtatgtgtctgtgtacatccATGCCACAGCATACAGgtggcagtcagaagacagcttataggaaggagtcagttctctccttccaccatgtggaagccaggttgtcaggcttgctgagctatctcacccaCCTCAGTCCACCGTGATTAAGAAACCCTCTGAGGGAGCTGGaggcagtggttaagagcactagattCTATTCCTCacactcatatggtggctcacaactgtttcgtaactctagttccagcctctgtgggtaccaggcacacacgtggtacacatacatacctgtAGACAAAgactcatatgcataaaaaaattaaaataagcaaatcttacaaaataataaaacactctAAGGCCAGGCATGAATGCATATGCCTTTAGTTAtttaacttgggaggcagaagcaggcagatctctgtgagttccaagccatcctggtctatatagagaatTCCAGGCAGCCAAGgcttacatagtaagactctgtctcaatcacacacacacacacacacacacacacacacaacctctgtACCTAAGAACATCTTCAGTGATGGCCTAGGCACTAACAGCAACCACTGCCACCTGGTCCTGCCCTCTAGAGAGGCTGGGTGGGGACAGAGATGTGGTACACAGTTAGGACAGCAGGCTGCATCCACTCAGCACCTACTTCCCCTCCGCCTCTTCCACGGAGCCTAGCACAAGACTGTAAATCACTACTTCCAGTCTAGGTTGGAAGTATTCTAAAACTTGCAGTATCCCTCAGAGGAGGACTCTGCCCTTCACAAGGCCTTTGTTTGGAAAGCTCTGTGCAAACACGGGTATCTTTCTTAATCTAGGTTGAGAATTCCTGGCCCTAAAAAATCTCAGATCTGAAATGCTCCAGAATCTGCAAGGCTTTGAGTTCAGACAAAGATTCCAAGAGTGGGGAGAAAAAAGACACACGCtaggagatttttgttttgtgcagaaatcatttaaaacattATATAATCATCTTCCACTTTTGTGTGTCAGGCATAtatgaaacataaatgaatattGTGCTTAGATGTCTCATTAGGTCTGTACAAATATTTCAAAGTCTGAAGGAAAACAACCCTGAAACTCCTGGAACTCCTGTTCCCAAGCATTTTGGGTAAGGGGTATTTAACCTGTGTTTTCAAGCCATTGATTGACTCTGCCACAGAGTGGCCGTGGGGACTAAATAGGGAACTTGTTTCCAATGTGCACTAGTGAGGCTTATGAGAGCCTGAACTGTTGGAGGGCTAGATTTCTAAATACCCAGGGCTCTTTGTGGGCATCCTTGCTCATTGGACAAGAACAAAATCCTAAGGCCCTTCTCCAGCCAAGGGGGACCAGAAACCAAACCACAGGTAGGGCAGGGTGAGAATGCTCACCTCCTAGAAGCCTCTAGAGagcatcttcctcctcctgttggCTCTTCCAGGGGGTAAGAGCCCCTCTTCTTCCCTAGCCTGTGAACTGGCTGACATTTGGCCTACTTGAACCACCCAGGTTATGTCAGAGCAGAGTCCAGGAAGGCTGGGATTCCCCTTTGCCTCTGCTGCAGGGCAAACCTAAAATTTCTGGTTTAGGGGATAGACTTTTGATTTCTGCAGTGAGGCCAAATACTTCTGCTCTTTCCACTGCTTCTCTGGCCTCTTGAAGGCCTAAATGCTTGGATCAAGGTACTCATCCCTGCTACTCACACTGTTCCAACTCCCCCAGACACCTTTGTCAAAGAACCTCACTTACCATTTCCAGCTGATTGGAGAAGGGCATGAGCTTAGGCGGGGTGGCTGGGTCAAAATCTATCCCAGCCTGCCCCGCCATGTCCCCACTGGATAGGGCTGTGTAGTCTGGGCGGTGGGAGCCTCGGGCCTTCTGGCTGACCTTGATGTAGAAGAAGTCTTCGCTTTTGCCCATTTTGGAACTGGACTTGCCGCGTCCCGAGTCCTGGGAGAAGCCAAACCTCAGCAGCCCATCCGAGTAGCGGTTGAGCTTCTTGAGGTGGGAGGATTTGCGCAACTTGTACTGTGAGGCGCGGCAATGCTTGCTGTGGAAGCTGTGGCCTGAGATGAGGCTGCTGACACTACCCATGGTGACACGTGGCCAAGGGCCGGCAGGGTACAACAGGGGCCTGGAGACACTGTAGCAGCAAAAtgcagtcctgggttctgtagTCAGAGCAAAACCCTCTCAGAGCCTGGGGGAGCCATGGACctggaaagagacacagagagatcatAGACCTAGACACAGCACCGCCATGATGATGTCAGGAATGTTATTCCTACCATGAAACCTGGGTGGTAGAGAAATGTGTCAGTCAGATGCTAGCTCTGCCTTTCCATCTATGAGTGTTTCCATCATTCTGATGATATGAACAGGCCAGAGTTAGGTGTCATCCTATGCAGTGGCATCCAGTGGAAGCTGAAACACTGTACAGGATCATGGAACCCATGTGTCACTACCCATGTATCACCATATGGATAGAGAGCCCATACCTAATCTACAGGACCCATTTCAAATACTATGCTAAGGAGAAGTCAGGATGTTTATGGGGAGGGGCACAGAGTTCTGTATGCCCAGGGAGTACTGAGGTTTAGACGCATCCATCTCCAATGACATACGCTCATGGTATTGGGGAATGTGATTTGAACTCACTAGTTTTAGATGAGATTGTGATGTAGGGGGCCTCATGATAGCATTAGTGGCTCTGTAAGAGGAAGTaaatccaggtgtggtagcacatacttaTAATCCCGGCACTTAgagggtagaggcagaaggatggaaaattcaagggtagcctgggctgtgcattaaataaacagaaaaagccTAGGCTACATCATAGTCAGAACTCATTTttttagaaaaggagaaagggggaacagggaggaagaggaagaggaggaacaagAAAGATACATACTGGGACATTTGCTCTATCTGGAAATGTACATACTGGAACACTTCCTCTATCTGGAAATGTGCATACTTGGACACTTCCTCTATCTGGAAATGTGCATACTTGGACACTTGCTCTATCTGGAAATGTCCATACTTGGACACTTGCTTTATCTGGAAATGTGCATACTTGGACACTTTCTCTATCTGGAAATGTGCTGTCCTGTACAATCCCCCACCCCAGGGGGTAGAGCATCCTTCTTCACAGAAAGAAGGACTTGACCAGATGTGAATGTCCTAACCTTCTTGAACTTCTTAGGCTTCACAACTGGGAGCTGAACATGCCTATATTCTTCATAAATTATTCTAGTTATGGCCTTTAAAGCCACAATGATGTTGTCCGAGTTCCTTAGAGGCGATCTCAAAAACCTGAGAAACAGGACATGGGAATCTGGGAAGGACAAAGCTTCAAGAAGCTACAGGTAGAAAAGGCCTGAGAACCCGAGGCTGTCCTTGGGGCCAGCTAGGACACCATCCTGACTGGAAAGCCATGAGGTTGGTAAGGCAAACTGGAGAAGCAGCatcagcagcaggcagagagcccGCAGGTAGGTccacagagcaggaagctgggcaACGGCCAGGATTTTAGCTCTACTGAGACAGAGAGGAATGTAAGGAAGGGACAACTTCATTTCCTGTGCTGTGGAAGACCACTGGGGCAGCTGGGTAAAGGGGCTGCAGAGGGGCTTAGCTGTTGTAGGGACTGATTCAGGTGGGCCGGAGTCACTGGGTACTGTTTTATGTGTACTTTCAAGGCTGATCTGACAGGGTTTGCAGACGGACTTAGGAAagtgagtgagagaaagagaagtcAAGGAGGGCCCTGTGGGGTCTGGGAGGACGGAGGCTGGAGGATGTCCTTCATTGGTAATGCCCTGGCAACAGAGAAGACATTCTAGAGAGACACTGAAACAAAAGGTCTCAAAGAATTAAAGTTTCCCTAGGAATCTTGAGGGGTGGGATCTGAAGCCCTCCTGACAGCCAGAGAGGGTTGTTGCCTCTCaggagatttcacacagttctgacaacttATGGGAGCACCCTGCAGGAGTGACTAAGTCCATGATGGACCGGACCAACCCTTTACCAGGATTGCTTAATTATGTGTTATCCCAGCCCTCAGGTCAAACCTCAAATCAGTTACTCTG is part of the Onychomys torridus chromosome 17, mOncTor1.1, whole genome shotgun sequence genome and encodes:
- the Lzts1 gene encoding leucine zipper putative tumor suppressor 1; this encodes MGSVSSLISGHSFHSKHCRASQYKLRKSSHLKKLNRYSDGLLRFGFSQDSGRGKSSSKMGKSEDFFYIKVSQKARGSHRPDYTALSSGDMAGQAGIDFDPATPPKLMPFSNQLEMSSDKGAVRPTAFKPVLPRSGVILHSSPESASHQLHPMPPDKPKEQELKPGQCSGALSDSGRNSMSSLPTHSTTSSYQLDPLVTPVGPTSRFGGSAHNITQGIILQDSNMMSLKALSFSDGGSKLAHPGKGDKGSSCVRSPLSTDECTIQELEQKLLQRESALQRLQRSFDEKEFVSGQTFEERPRRTRDELECLEPKSKLKPASQKSQRTQQVLQLQVLQLQQEKRQLRQELESLMKEQDLLETKLRSYEREKTNFAPALEETQWEVCQKSGEISLLKQQLKESQIEVNTKASEILSLKAQLKDTRGKLEGMELKTQDLESALRTKGLELEVCENELQRKKNEAELLREKVNLLEQELLELRAQAALHRDAASLGPLGVGPTFSEDIPALQRELERLRAELKEERQGHDQMSSGFQHERLVWKEEKEKVIQYQKQLQQSYLAMYQRNQRLEKALQQLARGDAAGEPFEIDLEGADIPYEDIIATEI